One part of the Agarivorans sp. Alg241-V36 genome encodes these proteins:
- a CDS encoding LysR family transcriptional regulator: protein MNAHKNDWNDIHIAYKVATLGTLTAAAEALDVHHSTVLRRINALEERLGTRLFHRHARGYQVTEAGLLLTQTAESTQNDFNRLLGKLAGTDNQLSGTLVLTTVNNMAELLLPMLADFQALYPNIKLEYAADSRILKLEHGEAHVSIRPGNKPKDLDYVVQHLADSPVTLYGSSSYLKKHGKIKSLSDVAGHRFISTIEPYSQISFINWMNSELDPQQIALRVNDFNAFIPAIRAGFGAAPLNCETAKHYPDLLPLMPPLEHWAIPQWLTTHVDMHRTSKVQAFTQFLKQRFKTLAE from the coding sequence ATGAATGCACACAAGAACGATTGGAACGACATCCATATTGCTTATAAGGTTGCGACCTTAGGCACACTCACCGCTGCTGCCGAAGCCTTGGATGTTCACCACAGCACAGTATTGCGGCGAATAAATGCCTTGGAAGAACGCCTTGGCACTCGTTTATTCCATCGCCATGCCCGTGGCTATCAAGTCACCGAAGCAGGTTTACTGCTCACCCAAACCGCCGAGAGCACCCAAAACGACTTCAACCGTTTACTAGGCAAACTGGCTGGCACCGACAATCAGCTTTCTGGCACCTTGGTATTAACCACGGTGAATAATATGGCCGAGCTGCTGTTACCTATGCTGGCTGATTTTCAAGCGCTTTACCCCAACATTAAGTTGGAGTACGCCGCCGATAGCAGAATTTTGAAACTGGAACATGGCGAGGCTCATGTCAGTATTCGCCCGGGTAACAAGCCAAAAGACTTAGATTATGTTGTGCAACACTTAGCCGACAGCCCTGTCACCCTGTATGGCTCAAGCAGCTACTTAAAGAAGCACGGTAAAATAAAGTCTTTAAGCGACGTAGCTGGGCACCGGTTTATATCTACCATTGAGCCCTATTCGCAGATTAGTTTTATTAACTGGATGAACAGCGAGCTAGACCCACAACAAATTGCCTTACGAGTGAATGACTTTAACGCTTTTATTCCAGCGATTAGAGCCGGTTTTGGTGCTGCGCCCCTTAACTGCGAAACCGCTAAGCATTATCCTGATCTGCTGCCACTGATGCCGCCGCTGGAGCATTGGGCGATTCCGCAATGGCTTACCACCCACGTGGATATGCACCGTACTTCTAAGGTTCAGGCTTTTACCCAATTTTTAAAACAACGCTTTAAGACACTAGCAGAATAG
- a CDS encoding NADPH-dependent FMN reductase — MTKLIAIAGSLRAQSFNKNLVKIAAKGAEEAGAEVRYVDLADFAIPLYSEDLEAEGTPASVNDLKHLFAQADGILLASPEYNGSISGVLKNALDWLSRPSKDAEIGSAFQGKVAGIMATSPGGLGGIRGLAHTRDILFNLGVMVSPKQVAVGSSYQAFNSEGQLTDADMEQRVKSLGAEVAETAKRLAS; from the coding sequence ATGACTAAATTAATCGCAATTGCAGGCAGCTTACGCGCTCAATCATTTAATAAAAACCTAGTAAAAATTGCCGCCAAAGGGGCAGAAGAAGCGGGTGCTGAAGTTCGTTACGTAGACTTAGCTGACTTTGCCATTCCGCTTTATTCAGAAGATTTAGAAGCAGAAGGTACACCTGCCTCGGTGAACGACTTAAAACACTTATTTGCTCAGGCTGATGGAATCTTGCTAGCCAGCCCCGAGTACAACGGTTCCATCTCTGGCGTGCTAAAAAATGCCTTAGATTGGTTATCTCGCCCTTCTAAAGATGCCGAAATTGGCTCGGCTTTCCAAGGCAAGGTGGCTGGCATTATGGCCACTTCGCCGGGCGGTTTAGGCGGCATTCGTGGTTTGGCTCATACTCGCGATATTTTGTTTAACTTAGGTGTAATGGTTAGCCCAAAACAAGTGGCGGTGGGTTCGTCTTACCAAGCCTTTAATAGCGAAGGCCAATTAACTGATGCAGACATGGAGCAACGAGTTAAAAGCCTTGGTGCTGAAGTGGCGGAAACCGCTAAACGCTTAGCTAGTTAA
- a CDS encoding isocitrate lyase/phosphoenolpyruvate mutase family protein, with product MTFKELHRQNSPLLLCNVWDVASAKVAEKLGFAAIGTSSAAIAAARGLADGENLKFAELLQVVQQIKQHCQLPLTVDIESGYSREPQLISEHIVSLNQLGVVGINIEDSVVNSQRELLPAEEFAATLSYIKQQLGQDQIDMFINARSDVYLLGHKNALELAQQRIRLYIEAGADGIFLPGIEQLDQIKTLSKTCSVPLNVMCMPQLANFTQLQSAGVQRISMGNFLFANMQQHLESQLNSIKQTQSFASLF from the coding sequence ATGACATTCAAAGAGTTACACCGTCAAAACTCACCTTTACTGCTGTGCAACGTTTGGGATGTCGCTAGCGCTAAAGTAGCTGAAAAACTCGGTTTTGCAGCCATCGGAACCTCCAGCGCAGCAATTGCCGCTGCCAGAGGTTTAGCCGATGGTGAGAACCTCAAGTTTGCCGAACTTTTGCAAGTGGTTCAGCAAATTAAACAACACTGTCAATTGCCTTTAACAGTAGATATTGAGTCTGGCTACAGCCGAGAACCACAGTTAATAAGCGAGCATATAGTATCGCTTAACCAGCTAGGAGTAGTGGGCATAAACATTGAAGATAGTGTGGTGAATTCACAACGCGAGCTATTGCCCGCAGAAGAGTTTGCCGCCACTTTAAGCTACATTAAACAGCAACTTGGCCAAGATCAGATCGACATGTTCATCAATGCTAGAAGCGATGTTTACCTACTGGGTCACAAAAATGCCTTGGAACTAGCTCAACAACGTATTCGGCTTTATATTGAAGCAGGCGCCGACGGGATCTTCTTACCCGGCATAGAACAGCTAGATCAAATTAAAACGCTGAGCAAAACCTGCAGTGTGCCGCTAAACGTAATGTGCATGCCGCAGCTAGCTAACTTTACTCAATTGCAGTCAGCCGGAGTGCAGCGCATCAGCATGGGTAATTTTTTGTTTGCCAACATGCAACAACACTTAGAAAGCCAACTCAACAGCATTAAGCAAACTCAGTCCTTTGCTTCGCTGTTTTAG